CTGAATCCGTGTGAGCGGAGCAGTCTGAGGATGTTTCTCTTGATCCCGTAGTCATACGCCGCCACTTTATACTCAATCTCGGGAAGTTTGCAGCCTGTCTTGTATATATCGTGTGTGCCTTCGTCCCAGTGAAAAGGCTCGCCAGCGCTGATGCTGTTTACGATATTTCTTCCCACGAGTCCGGGGTATTCGCTGAGCTTATTTCTAAGGCTTTCTGCATCAGTTTCCCCGTGCGAGATAATTCCCCGCATTGCGCCTTTGTTGCGTATATGGCGCACGAGCTTTCTAGTATCTATCCCCTCAAGCCCTACGATTCCCTGAGTTTTAAGCCAATCATCAAGACTTGCTTCATTTCTCCAGCTGCTCGGATAGTCGCAGGCTTCCTTAACGATGAACCCGCTTGCATAGCTTCTTATGCTTTCGTAGTCTTCGCTGTTTGTCCCGTAGTTCCCGATAAGCGGGTAGGTCATTGTGATTATCTGCTCGTTGTATGAGGGATCTGTCAGGATTTCCTGATAACCTGTCATACTCGTATTAAACACAACCTCGCCGCAGCGGTAAGATTCCGCCCCGAAGCCTCGGCCGTGAAAAACTGTCCCGTCTTCTAATAAAAGAACTGCCTTCAATTTATCATCCTTTTAGTTATGAATCTGTGTAGTATTCCTGAATACTCTTAACCATCATTTCTTTGGTGCATAAGGTTTTTATGCCTTTTGTTGCTGCTGCTGCTCCACGCATTGTTGTAACGTAAGGAATACCCTTGTCCAGAGCTGTCCGCCTTATTGCGAAGGAGTCTGCAATGCTTTTCTCGCCCACTGTTGTATTTATAACAAGGTCTATATCCATATTGATTATCGAATCAACGATATTCGGGCGTGCTTGATTAACCTTATTTGCCAGCTCGGCTTTAATGCCCGCTTTTCTCATCGCCTCGCAAGTGCCTTTGGTTGCAGTGATCTTGAAGCCGCATTCATCGAGCTGCTTTGCCAGCTCAACTGCCTTGGGCTTGTCCCAGTCTTTCACACTGAAGCAGATCGTCCCCTTAACGGGCAGTTTGTTCTTGCAGGCAAGCTGCGCCTTTGCGTAGGCCATGCCGTATTCGTTGCAGATTCCCATCACCTCGCCAGTCGAGAGCATCTCCGGCCCGAGGATGGTGTCCGCTCCGGGGAATTTGAGGAACGGGAACACCGCTTCTTTCACCGAATGGTGCTTTGGAACTATCTGCTCGAATATTCCGAGGTCTCTGAGCTTCTGACCAGCCATCACCTTAGCTGCAACTTTCGCAAGCGGCCTTCCAATACTCTTGCTGACAAAAGGAACTGTTCTTGAAGCCCTTGGATTCACCTCCAGTATGTAAATCTCTTTATCCTTTATTGCAAACTGTATATTCATCAGACCGCATACGCCAAGCTCAACAGCGAGCGATTTTGTCTGCTGAATTACCCGCTGCCGCACATCCTCATCCAGCGATACCGGCGGTAGAACGCAAGCGCTGTCGCCGGAGTGTATCCCCGCCTCTTCAATATGCTCCATAATTCCGCCTATAACCACATCCTCGCCGTCGCTGACCGCATCAACATCCAGCTCAGTGGCATCATCAAGGAATTTGTCAACGAGTATCGGGTGCTTCCCGGCCGCCTCAACTGCATTCTTAACGCAATTCTCAAGGGCGTTCTGGTCGTACACGATTTCCATCGCACGCCCGCCGAGAACAAACGAAGGACGAATCAGCAGGGGATAACCAAGCTCATCTGCAATCTTGAGCGTTTCTTCGTACGTTCGGGCAGTGCCGCTGAAGGGCTGCTGGAGCTGGAGCTTCTCAACTACTGCATTAAACAGTTTCCTGTCTTCCGCTCTTGAGATTGCCTCAGGCGCTGTTCCGATTATATTTACCCCCGCTTCCTCGAGGGCATCTGCCAGTTTGAGCGGGGTTTGGCCGCCGAACTGAACTATCACGCCGTAAGGCTTTTCCTTGTCTATGATGTTCATCACATCTTCGAACGTAAGCGGCTCGAAGAACAGCTTGTCTGATGTGTCGTAATCTGTACTCACCGTTTCGGGGTTGCAGTTTACCATTATCGCTTCAATGCCGATTTCCTTCAGGGCAAAGGCTGCATGCACGCAGCAGTAGTCGAATTCGATTCCCTGCCCGATACGGTTAGGGCCGCCTCCGAGGATTACCACCTTCTTCCTCTCTGTAGGACAGGCCTCGCATTCCTCCTCATAGGTGCCGTAAAGATATGGTGTGTGCGCTTCGAATTCTGCCCCGCAGGTGTCCACCATCTTGTAAACGTTTTGTATCCCTGCCTCTTTGCGGCGAGCCCTGAATTCCGGCTGAGAAATTCCGTAAATCTCAGCGAGATACTTATCGGAAAAGCCCATTTCCTTGCAGCGTTTAAGAGTTTCAATGGAAAGGTCTTTGAGCTTTGATGATTTGAGCCTCTTCTCCATTTCTACAATCTCGCGGAAATTATTCAAATACCACCGGTCGATCTTGGAAAGAGAGAAGATCTCTTCAATACTGAAACCTCTCCGAATAGCTTCGGCAATATACCATACCTTATCCCAGCGCATACCGCTGAGGATTGAACGAAGCTCATCGTCGGAAATTTCAGCATTGATATATTTTGAATCCAGACTGTATCTCTCTATCTCAAGCGAGCGTATTGATTTCTGGAAGGCCTCTTTGAAGGTTCTCCCTATGGCCATCGCCTCGCCGATTGATTTCATCTGGACGGTAAGCTCCGGGGCTGTTTTCGGGAATTTCTCGAAAGTAAAGCGGGGGTATTTTACCACGCAGTAATCTATCGTGGGTTCAAAGCAGGCAGGAGTTTCTTTTGTTATATCGTTGCTGATCTCATCAAGGGTGTACCCGACCGCCAGCAGAGCGGCCATCTTCGCAATAGGAAAGCCTGTTGCCTTGGACGCAAGAGCAGAGCTCCTCGATACACGCGGGTTCATCTCAATCACGTATATTTTTCCGTTATCCGGATTAACCGAGAACTGTATATTGCACCCGCCTGTCTCAACGCCAATCGCACGGATAATATCAATCGCAGCATTACGCATCGCCTGATATTCCTTGTCCGTGAGAGTTTGAGACGGTGCAACAGTTATGCTGTCGCCGGTATGAACTCCCATCGGGTCGAGGTTTTCTATCGGGCAGACAATCACAACGTTGTCTTTATTATCCCGCATTACCTCCAGCTCATATTCCTTCCAGCCGATTACAGATTCCTCAACGAGAACCTCGCTTATCGGGCTCAGGTCGAAGCCCCATTTGCAGTACTTCTCATACTCCTCCATATTGTAGGCTATGTTTCCGCCCATACCGCCGAGGGTGAAGGAAGCCCTGATAATCGCCGGAAATTTAATCCGCTCTACGATCTCATGTGCTTCTTCCCAGCTGTGGGCGTAGCCGCTCTGAGGAACTTCAAGTCCAATCTGCTCGATTGTCTTTTTGAATAGATCCCTCTCTTCGGCTTTCTGGATGGTTTCGAGGTTGGCGCCGATCATCTTAACGCCGTACTTCTCAAGAACGCCTCTCTCGGCCACCTCAACAGCAGTATTCAGACCTGTCTGCCCGCCGAGGGTAGGAAGGATGCTGTCCGGCCTTTCAGCCTCAATAATTTTTTCTACTATCTCAGCCGTAATCGGCTCAATATAGGTTTTGTCCGCCATTTCAGGATCTGTCATAATCGTAGCAGGGTTGCTGTTTACCAGCACCACCTCAAAGCCCTCCTGTTTGAGAACCTTGCAGGCCTGCGCACCGGAATAGTCAAACTCACATCCCTGCCCGATTACAATCGGGCCGGAGCCGATTATCAGAATCTTCTTAATATCTTCTCGTTTAGGCACTTATATTTCCCTTTGCCAAGCTGGTTACAGTGTTTTACGCGTCTGGTCAAGACTTATACAGCAAAATCTGCGAGATTATACAAAAATTTGAAAATTTTTCCATATCTTTTGCCCGCTCAGAAGTCAAAATTTTGCATAATATTTTTGCTTTCCGCCCTCATACTGCAGAAACGCAAAAAAGTTCTGTCATATTTGCGGTTTTTGAAATATCATAATCATCAGCGGCTTCTGGAAATTTATTTGGTATTGCGGCGCGGTTATGAAAAAGATAAAGCTTTTAATGATAAATTATGAGTATCCGCCTCTCGGCGGCGGGGCGGGAATAGCAAACCGCAATCTGCTCAAGGCGTTCTCGGCAAGGGATGATATACAGGCAGACCTTCTAACTTCCTTTGCCGGAAGTGGGGTAAGTGAGGAGGCTTTCAGCGAAAATATACGTTTGGTTAAGGTGGGCATAGAGAAAAAAGAGCTTCATAAATGGCGAAAGAAGGAGGTTGTTCAGTGGCTCTGGAGGGCAGGGTCGGTTCATAAGGATATGATAGAAAAGGGCAGCTACGACCTCTCTCACTGCTTTTTTGCATTTCCCTCAGGCCTTCCCGCTTGGCAGAGACGCAGCAAGCTTGGATATATTATCTCGCTTCGAGGTTCAGATGTGCCCGGCTACAACAGCTCCCTTGGTCTAGACTATATCCTGCTGTCAGGATTGTTCAAGCGTATCTGGGGCTCTGCGGACAGAATCGCAGCGAACAGCAAGGGGCTCAAAACCCTTGCCGAAAAGTTTTACAGCTCCTCGCCGATTGAAGTTATTCCAAACGGCGTTGACAGAGACCTTTTCCCGCCTGCAGAGAGGGCCTTTAATTCATCCAGATTAAAGCTTCTTATGGTTGCAAGGCTCACTCATCGAAAGCGCGTGGATATAGCGATTGAGTCTCTTTCGCTTCTTGTGCAGATGGGCGTGGATGCCGAGCTGAATATTGCAGGCACAGGTGAGCTTACCACAGAGCTAAAAAGGCTTACCGCCGAAAGGAAACTGCATAACAGGGTAAATTTTCTCGGAGCCGTTGACCACAGCAGGCTCGCAGAGGTGTACAGCGAAAATCATATATATCTTATGTGCAGTGAGAATGAGGGCATGAGCAATTCTGTGCTGGAGGCGATCTCAACTGGAATGCCGATTGTTTCCAGCGACTGCCAAGGCAGCGAGGAGCTCATAAAGCAAAATGGCCTGCTTGTTCGTTCGCAGAATCCTAAAATCTACGCCGACTGCATCAACAAAATCTATTCCTCTCCTGAATTGTATCGCTCCATGTGCCATGAAGCTGAGAATATCGCAAACCATTATTCAATCCACGCTGCAGGCGAGCAGTATGTCCGTCTCTACAGGCAAACTCTCCAGCAGTAGCAGTTTGTCAGTCGGAAAACTTGAAATCTGCTATAAGAGGCCTGTGGTCTGATGCTATTCTGTCCAGATCAGAGTCTCCCGCTGAGCATTTAACGGGCTTGAGCTTGCCTTTATAGAAGATGTGGTCTATTCTAAGAAAAGGATGCCTCCCGCAGTATGTGTTGTATGGCGGGCTGTCCGGCACGGCTTCTTTGAAGGTTTCCGAACATTTCCTGTAAAGACTACTGCGCGAATCGAAATTGAAATCCCCGCATAAAAGATAATTCTCGGTGCTTCCAGATCCCGCTTCCCAGCTTTCACCCAAAAGGGCATCAATCTGAGAATTTTGATTTTTCCCCGTAAGCCCCAGATGGGTATTAACTAACTGAATTTTCCTTCCCGATATTTCAATCTCAGCGAGCAGTGCCCCTCTGGGTTCTTTATCGTATCTGCTGTAAACCCCCGGGAGCAGGTCTGCCTTGAGCAGTTTCATGGGGAAGCGGCTAAGAATCGCATCTCCGTACTGCTCCTCTTCGTATTCCAAGGCGGGTAGGAAGAAGTGATCCATTTCAAGGATCTCTGCTATGATTTTGGTCTGGTCTTTTTGCCCTGTTTTCTCACGCCCGAGGTCAAGTTCCTGGAGGCAGACTATATCCGGGTCGTACTGTTCAAGTACGCGTGCTATCCGAAGCGGGGAGAGCTTCCCGTCCATCCCTACGCAGCTGTGAACGTTATAAGTCATCACCCTGAAAACATCCGGCTGCCTGGATTCAACCTTTTTTATGCTTTCCCCGCCAAGGGTTTCTGTCTTTCCGAGCACTTCAAATGCAGCCTTTCTTAAATCAAGCGGGCGGAGATAGCTTCTGCTCTGCATTCTGAAGGGATCATTTTCCGGAGCGAGAACAAAACCGGTGTACTCCTCTTCATGGATCCCGCCGTGAGAGCCGTTTTCTTTCTTAAAAGTGAAGTAAGGCAGGGTTCTGCCCTGATAGCCTGATATCACAAGATCGCCTGCATTATCGCTTCTGCATTTATTTATAAAATCCTCAGCAATCTCATCGGGAACAAAATCATTATCAAAAAATTCCCTGCTGCCCGGCGTAATTTCAAACTCTCCATCTGAATTTTTCGCTATAACTTTATCGTCATCACAAAAGAAAATAAGCGGAATTTTGCCTGTCCTAATCAGTTTCTCCGCTGCTTGTCTTTTTTGATTTTTCATTTTCTCCGGCAGATAGACATTAGCCTCAGGAGCAATATCGGTAACGATAATCTCCGAATTTTCTTTGGTTTGTTCTGGCTGTTCAGGCTTTCTTTTGTTAAGCCGCCAGCCGAGCCGGTTTAGAAATGTGAGTCGTTTATTGTTTTTGCCCTCTCTTGAAACCCCGCCTCCAGGGGCAAGCGCAGCACGTACCGTTTCTTGAATGGATTCACCGAAATACCCCTCATAAGACAAGCTGTCCACTTGTCCGTGGTCAGAGTATATCCAGAAGTCATATTCCTTTTCTGCTTTGATGGAGCTTTTCCAGATTCGCTTGATGGAATTGTCTATACCCTTTAGAGTCCAGAGGGCGAATTTTGAGCTCGCACCGCGCCTGTGAGACTGCTCATGGTAGCCGATCAGGTTGAGCTGAATTATCGGCAGGCCCCGAGTCATATCAAGCTTCGAAGATATTATGATTATCTCACGCAGAAGGACGCACAGCCCAACCCGTGAGGGGACAAATTTAAGCTCCTTCCAGAGATTTTCCCCGGCAGTGAGGCCGCGGAAGAAATCAATTAGAGCGAGGCTGAATTCCACAACCAGAAGCCCCGCAACCCTCAAAAGACTGAATGAGTGGAAAACTACTGCCGCCAGAAAGCGGATTGTTCTGCGGAGTTTGAAAACCTCTGAGAGCCGGAGATCGGCAATACAGAAATGCGGCTCACTTGCAGAGCCGGTGAATATGTTTGAGTATGCGCTGCCGCCTTCGAAAAGCCCTTTCCCCTGTTCTTCAAGGCGGGATTGGATTTCTCTTGCTTCAGCAGGATTAAACATCGCAAATACCCGCTCTGTTTGCCTGTCATAAAACGAAAAGGAAGGGACGCAGCATTTAACCCCGTAAAAAAGCTCTCCCTGAGCCCCGGGCGTTGCGCAGGGCATACCTGAATAATGATTCCACATTTTGTAATGCTGGCTTTCAATAAGGCTCTTAACAAAGGGCATTTTTCCTGTGCTGAGCGCCCTCTCGAACTGCTTTCTGGAAACCGCATCAATCTGAACGAGCACAAGCCCGCGTTTTTCGCTGTCTTTAGATACATAATTTAGACCCAAAAGCTGAACAAGCCAGCGGCTTTTGCTGAAAAACCTTTTGAGTTGCCTGAAGATCATCTCCGGTTTATGAAGCATAAAAGGCTCCAAGCAAATGGGGGCAGGAGAAAATCTCTGTTTTGAAAAAAAGTTTCATCTCAGTTTTCATAATTTCAGCCTTAAAGTTTTATATATGCTTCTAAAACGCTTCAGAAGATAATCATTGCCTTACCTCTGCCCTTCGCTCATAGCAGCGTTAAATTTATCAAAGGCTTTATCAACGCATCTTCCGATTTGCTGCTGCCTGATTTTCATAACATCAGCCTTGGAACTGGAGAGCCTTCTACTGAAAAGGATAACAATATCGCAGGGGACAAGTAGTTTGTGCCGATTCAGGCGAAATGATTCCCTCGCAAGACGCTTGAGATGATTTCGCTCGAATGCTTTTCCGAATCTCTTGCCGACAGATACACCGAGACGGGAGTGGTCAAGCCCGTTCGGCGCAGCGTAAACATTCACAAGGCTCGTGCATTCCCGTCGGCCGCTTCTTATTATCTCTCTGAACTGCAGATTATCTGAAATTCTGTGTTTATTTCTGAAAAATGCTCTTTCCATTTATTTTCTCTGCAAAGTTTACTGATTATTCTACAAAATGCTGCCGATTCTGCAACAAAAGACTCCTGCCCAGCTCCCCTAATTCTTGCAGAATTTCGGTTTTCAGTTTAGCCTAACATATTGCCGAATTGCGTATTAAGCTTTTATCGTTTTTTGAAAAAGCTTGAAAAGCTTTGGGAAAGCATTAGAATTATCTGATGGTTGTATCAAACAGCTATTGTTTTATTAAAAACGGAAAAAAAGAATGCTAATCTCACAGATACTGAAAAAATCATCAATTATAGTGCCTTTAAAGTCGGCTGAGAAGGATGATGTAATTGAAGAGCTTATAGACAAGCTCAACGAAAACGGCCTGCTTACAGACCGTGATGATGTTTTAGACAAGGTAATGACCCGAGAAATGACCCGAAGCACAGGTATCGGGCAGGGAATAGCTATCCCGCACGGGAAGAGCAAAGGTGTGAACGAGCTGATAATGGCAATGGGTATTGCCAGCTCAGAAATTGATTTCGACAGCATAGATAACAAGCCTGTAAGTATTGTTATTTTGCTTGTTTCTCCTGCTGGCCAGACGGGTCCGCATATTCAGGCTCTTGCAAAAATCAGCCGGCTTATGCTTGATGGAGATTTCAGGCAGAAGCTTCAGGACGCTCAGGATGCTGAAGAAGTGTACAATTTACTGAGCAGTAAGGAATCTGAATAATACTGATATTTAAGCCCGCATTTGTTGCGGGCTTTTTTGGTTCTATCTTACTGGAGAGAATGATGGATTATGCAGTAATTATGGCGGGAGGTTCAGGAACGAGGCTTTGGCCCTTAAGCCGAAAGGACAGGCCTAAGCAGATTATTGATATTTTCGGAGGCGAAACCCTTCTGAGGAAGGCTTTTGAAAGGCTCCTGCCGGTTTTCGAGCCCAAGAAGATTTTCGTCCAAACAAACGATGCACATACGAAGAAGGTAAAGAAGATTCTTCCGGAAGTCCCGAAGAAGAACATTATAGGCGAGCCGTATATGCGAAATACAGCAGGTGCGGTGGGGCTGGCTGCATCATTCATTGCAGATAAAGATGCAGATTCATCTATGACAGTCGTTACAGCAGACCACATCATAGAACCGGAGGATAAATTTGCCCAAACTCTCGGTGAGGCTGTTCAGTTTGTCAACGATAATCCGGAAAATCTTATCACTTTCGGAATCAAGCCTGCATACCCAAGCACTCAGTACGGTTATATCAGGCTGGGCAAGAGAACCGCATATGACGGCAGCGAGGTTTACAAAGTGGAAAGCTTTAAGGAGAAGCCCGATGCAGTCAAGGCTGAGGACTATCTGGAAAGCGGAAATTATCTCTGGAATTCAGGGATGTTTGTATGGAAAACGCAGGCTATCCTCAGCAGCCTTTATCACTACCTCCCAGACTGCAAGAAGCCGCTTAAGAAAATTCAGAAAAAGATAGGCTCAAAGAGGCAGGACGAAGTAATCGAAGAGCGTTTCAAGGAAGTGCCCAAAATAAGCATTGATTATGCTGTTATGGAAAAGAGTCCATCGGTTTATTCTATCAAGCTCGACTGCAGCTGGATTGATATGGGCTCTTACGACGCCCTGATGCAGGTAATAAATCAGGACAGCGATAATAACGCACTCTCGGGAAGTGAGCCTGAGCTCATTAACTGCTCAAATAACATTATTATCAATCAGGAAGATGGGCATACCATTGCAGGCATAGGCGTTGAGAATATGGTGGTTGCCCATACTGATGATGTAACCTTTATCTGCCCAAGAGAAAAATGCGGCGATATCAAGGAAATGATTGAACAGGTACGCAAAAACAAAGGCGAAAAGCTTCTTTGATTGCGAGTTTGTTCAGGTAAGGTTTCTTTGAAAATTGAACTGGAAGGACTTTTTCTTTGTGAAGGGCAGGCCTTTTCTCAGTCGGTTAGCTGCATCTTTCAGTTTTGCAGGGTCTTTGATGCCTGCAAGGTCTGCGCATAATCTTCTTACCTTTATACCTCTCTCATCGCTGCCGAGAATTGAGTATGCATCCTGAGATCTGAGTATTGTGTTTTCATTTGAAGGTTCGAGCTTCAGCCTGATCCCCCTTTCATCCTCCAAAGTTTGGCCTTCCAGAGCCTTTTCATCAATTTTCGCTCGGGTAATGCCAAGGCATGGGAAGCCGCAAACTGTAAGCGAAAGCGGCAGGGGACTCGCCTCTGAAAGCTCTCGGATCTTCTTTTTGTCTGCCTCTATGCTTATCATTGCCTCTTTTGCTCCAAGATTTTTCAGAGCTTTTGCTGCTGTATGATTGAGTATCATAAGCCCGGGACCTGCGGTAAATTCAGCGCCGGCCTGAAGAGCAATCTCAACCCCCGCCCAGCTGTTCACTTCCAAGGTAATCCCGTTATCCCTGGCCTTTTCAGCAAGAGTTTTGAAATATTCTATTCTGTCTTCGTAAAATACTTGCGGCAGGGCTGCGAGCCAATTTTTACGAAGCGAGGATAATTTTCCGAGCTCCAAATTCTCCACCACCACCTGCTCAAATGTGTAAAGGCTCCCCGCTACCTGCTTTGCGCAGGGGTAATCTGCCCGAACAGAGTTCACCTTAGCCTCGCGGGTGAGGGGGAATTTGTTCTCTTTGTTTCGCTGGGAGGCTTTAATTGTGTCTTTTGCCTGCTGTCTTAGAGGGATACGAATTGTAGAATCGTGGGCTTTTTTCTGTCTTTGATGGAAAATTCTGCTCAGCTCATCGGCGAGCGAGTTTGCTGTTTTTTTTGAATAGAGCCTTTCGGGTTCATCGAATTCAATCCCGGCAAATTCTGCGTTCTGATAATTCTGTGTCGCAAGCAGATAGGCAATGTTCTCCGCGTTTACTCCCCGCTTAGCTTTTTTTACTGCCGTAAGCGGCAAATGTATTATCTCCTTCTCTTCTTCGCTGATTCGGACCTCTGCTTCAAATTTCCCGTTCGTTGTGGACACTGATACTGTGAAAAATTCTTTGCCCTTTTCGGTACCGCTTGCAGAATCTTCTTTATTTTCCAGATCTTTGCCGGCCTCGCTCGAAATCCTGCCGCTGCCTCCGCAGAGTTTTATTCTTTGCCCGTCGAAATAGCCGGCAGTCTGCTTCCTTCCGGTGTAATCAGAAAGCTCGTTATGGATTGAAGCCTCAGCCTCTCCATCCAAGGCCCTTCTGAAAAGCTGTACCGTTTTGTAAACCCATTCAGGCTTTTTAAGACGCCCCTCTATTTTTATGCAGCTTACTCCTGCCTTCTTGATTTCTTCAGGCCTTTCAATAAGGCTCAAATCGTGCATTGAAAGGCGAGGTGCTTCAGCCCCCCTCGAATCTTTCCAGAGTACCCTGCAGGGGCTTGTGCACGTTCCTCTGTTTCCGCTGCGTCCGCCGCCCCAGCTGCTAAGAAGGCATCTGCCCGAAACGCAGAAACACATCGCTCCCTGAACAAACACTTCTGTTTCCACTGAATCCATCCTTGAGGCGGCTTTTATTTCCTCCTCGCTGAGCTCTCTTGCAAGCACCGCTCTTTTTATTCCTGCTCTGCTTGCAAATTGAACGCCCATAGAATTTTCAATTCCTGCCTGTGTGCTGAAATGAAAGTCAAGTTCCGGGAAGCTCCCCGCCAGTTCAATAAACATCGGATCAGTTATCAGAACTGCTTCTATTCCTGCTTCTGCTGCAAGCTCTAAAGCCCTTGCTGCCTGCCCTGTTTCTCTGAATGATATGTGCGTGTTGAGCGTGAGATATGTTTTCACTCCCTCACAGCGTGCGAAGCGGGCAGCTTCTTTCAGCTGCTCTGAGCTGAAATTTCCTGCTCCTCTTCTCGCGTTGAGTGTTTCAAGTCCGAGATAAACTGCATCCGCTCCTGCACTTACAGCTGATTTAAGGCAGTCAAAATTTCCCGCAGGGGCGAGAAGCTCCAATTTTTTCTCATTATTCATTCGGCGAACTCCTCTTCTTTTCCGCTGGAAAGTTTATCTTGGCTTCCGAGATTCGGGTTAGAGTGGGGATTGAATCCGCCTAAAAATGTGAAGGCCGTTACAATCAGCAAGGCCCCGCAAATAAACAGGAGTTTGCGGTTTTGCCCTTTGCCTGCAAATTTCAGCCACTCCCAGCGGCTCTTGTCTTCTGTTTTTATGTCTCCAAGCTCTTTGAGTATCAGCTCAGCTTTCCGGCTGTCCTGTTCGCTTGGTTCAGGGTATGGGCTCGCCTTTTTATATACGTTAAACATCTTATCATGAAAAATCTGCAAAAGTTTAGGATCTCTTTTGAGCATCTCCATCTGGGACTGGCAAATAAATTTTTTCTCACGAAGCTTTTCAATCATTTTCTCTGTTTCGATAAGTGTTTGCCGGTTTTGGAAATAAAGTTCTATCTCAGGCGCAGCATAGCTCAAAGAAAGGAATAAAAATCCCCCCGCAATGCAAATGCAAAACATAATTGTCTGTAGAAACCTGAAAAAATCCATTCTGCTCTCACTCGGCTGTTAGTTAAAATGAGTCTTTGACGATGATTATATTCATAGAATTTAAAATTTGCATATAATTTTGATTTTAGATTCCCGCAGCAGCAATTTTTTCTTAAGTCTGAGCGGCAAAACCATATAATAACCTGAAATTT
This window of the Sedimentisphaera salicampi genome carries:
- a CDS encoding glycosyltransferase family 4 protein → MKKIKLLMINYEYPPLGGGAGIANRNLLKAFSARDDIQADLLTSFAGSGVSEEAFSENIRLVKVGIEKKELHKWRKKEVVQWLWRAGSVHKDMIEKGSYDLSHCFFAFPSGLPAWQRRSKLGYIISLRGSDVPGYNSSLGLDYILLSGLFKRIWGSADRIAANSKGLKTLAEKFYSSSPIEVIPNGVDRDLFPPAERAFNSSRLKLLMVARLTHRKRVDIAIESLSLLVQMGVDAELNIAGTGELTTELKRLTAERKLHNRVNFLGAVDHSRLAEVYSENHIYLMCSENEGMSNSVLEAISTGMPIVSSDCQGSEELIKQNGLLVRSQNPKIYADCINKIYSSPELYRSMCHEAENIANHYSIHAAGEQYVRLYRQTLQQ
- a CDS encoding PTS sugar transporter subunit IIA, whose product is MLISQILKKSSIIVPLKSAEKDDVIEELIDKLNENGLLTDRDDVLDKVMTREMTRSTGIGQGIAIPHGKSKGVNELIMAMGIASSEIDFDSIDNKPVSIVILLVSPAGQTGPHIQALAKISRLMLDGDFRQKLQDAQDAEEVYNLLSSKESE
- the carA gene encoding glutamine-hydrolyzing carbamoyl-phosphate synthase small subunit, giving the protein MKAVLLLEDGTVFHGRGFGAESYRCGEVVFNTSMTGYQEILTDPSYNEQIITMTYPLIGNYGTNSEDYESIRSYASGFIVKEACDYPSSWRNEASLDDWLKTQGIVGLEGIDTRKLVRHIRNKGAMRGIISHGETDAESLRNKLSEYPGLVGRNIVNSISAGEPFHWDEGTHDIYKTGCKLPEIEYKVAAYDYGIKRNILRLLRSHGFSVTVVPAEMPAEDVLKMNPDGVFLSNGPGDPAAVNCGIENVRKLLGKVPMFGICLGQQILALALGAKSYKLKFGHRGANHPVKNLKTGKIEITSQNHGFCIDLDSIGDKVEATHINLNDNTLAGIKCRDYPAFAVQYHPEASPGPHDSRYLFEDFKKMIRQFKQ
- the rnpA gene encoding ribonuclease P protein component, whose product is MERAFFRNKHRISDNLQFREIIRSGRRECTSLVNVYAAPNGLDHSRLGVSVGKRFGKAFERNHLKRLARESFRLNRHKLLVPCDIVILFSRRLSSSKADVMKIRQQQIGRCVDKAFDKFNAAMSEGQR
- the carB gene encoding carbamoyl-phosphate synthase large subunit; the protein is MPKREDIKKILIIGSGPIVIGQGCEFDYSGAQACKVLKQEGFEVVLVNSNPATIMTDPEMADKTYIEPITAEIVEKIIEAERPDSILPTLGGQTGLNTAVEVAERGVLEKYGVKMIGANLETIQKAEERDLFKKTIEQIGLEVPQSGYAHSWEEAHEIVERIKFPAIIRASFTLGGMGGNIAYNMEEYEKYCKWGFDLSPISEVLVEESVIGWKEYELEVMRDNKDNVVIVCPIENLDPMGVHTGDSITVAPSQTLTDKEYQAMRNAAIDIIRAIGVETGGCNIQFSVNPDNGKIYVIEMNPRVSRSSALASKATGFPIAKMAALLAVGYTLDEISNDITKETPACFEPTIDYCVVKYPRFTFEKFPKTAPELTVQMKSIGEAMAIGRTFKEAFQKSIRSLEIERYSLDSKYINAEISDDELRSILSGMRWDKVWYIAEAIRRGFSIEEIFSLSKIDRWYLNNFREIVEMEKRLKSSKLKDLSIETLKRCKEMGFSDKYLAEIYGISQPEFRARRKEAGIQNVYKMVDTCGAEFEAHTPYLYGTYEEECEACPTERKKVVILGGGPNRIGQGIEFDYCCVHAAFALKEIGIEAIMVNCNPETVSTDYDTSDKLFFEPLTFEDVMNIIDKEKPYGVIVQFGGQTPLKLADALEEAGVNIIGTAPEAISRAEDRKLFNAVVEKLQLQQPFSGTARTYEETLKIADELGYPLLIRPSFVLGGRAMEIVYDQNALENCVKNAVEAAGKHPILVDKFLDDATELDVDAVSDGEDVVIGGIMEHIEEAGIHSGDSACVLPPVSLDEDVRQRVIQQTKSLAVELGVCGLMNIQFAIKDKEIYILEVNPRASRTVPFVSKSIGRPLAKVAAKVMAGQKLRDLGIFEQIVPKHHSVKEAVFPFLKFPGADTILGPEMLSTGEVMGICNEYGMAYAKAQLACKNKLPVKGTICFSVKDWDKPKAVELAKQLDECGFKITATKGTCEAMRKAGIKAELANKVNQARPNIVDSIINMDIDLVINTTVGEKSIADSFAIRRTALDKGIPYVTTMRGAAAATKGIKTLCTKEMMVKSIQEYYTDS
- a CDS encoding endonuclease/exonuclease/phosphatase family protein produces the protein MLHKPEMIFRQLKRFFSKSRWLVQLLGLNYVSKDSEKRGLVLVQIDAVSRKQFERALSTGKMPFVKSLIESQHYKMWNHYSGMPCATPGAQGELFYGVKCCVPSFSFYDRQTERVFAMFNPAEAREIQSRLEEQGKGLFEGGSAYSNIFTGSASEPHFCIADLRLSEVFKLRRTIRFLAAVVFHSFSLLRVAGLLVVEFSLALIDFFRGLTAGENLWKELKFVPSRVGLCVLLREIIIISSKLDMTRGLPIIQLNLIGYHEQSHRRGASSKFALWTLKGIDNSIKRIWKSSIKAEKEYDFWIYSDHGQVDSLSYEGYFGESIQETVRAALAPGGGVSREGKNNKRLTFLNRLGWRLNKRKPEQPEQTKENSEIIVTDIAPEANVYLPEKMKNQKRQAAEKLIRTGKIPLIFFCDDDKVIAKNSDGEFEITPGSREFFDNDFVPDEIAEDFINKCRSDNAGDLVISGYQGRTLPYFTFKKENGSHGGIHEEEYTGFVLAPENDPFRMQSRSYLRPLDLRKAAFEVLGKTETLGGESIKKVESRQPDVFRVMTYNVHSCVGMDGKLSPLRIARVLEQYDPDIVCLQELDLGREKTGQKDQTKIIAEILEMDHFFLPALEYEEEQYGDAILSRFPMKLLKADLLPGVYSRYDKEPRGALLAEIEISGRKIQLVNTHLGLTGKNQNSQIDALLGESWEAGSGSTENYLLCGDFNFDSRSSLYRKCSETFKEAVPDSPPYNTYCGRHPFLRIDHIFYKGKLKPVKCSAGDSDLDRIASDHRPLIADFKFSD